The nucleotide window CTCTGAACGGATCACACCGCCACAATCAATAAAGTTTTTATTAATCATTCCTACTTCTGTAACGTGAAAATGTTCAGGAACAAAAGTTCCATTCTCTAATTGGAATTCAACATTTTCTAATGTTGGCAAAATTTGTTTTATTTCTGATAATTTCATAATTAAAATGTTTATAGGTTAAATGCAATATTGCGATATGTTAATTTAAAAAAAACGCTTAGCAGCATTTTGATTTAGTAACCGTTTGTACTATTGCGGAAAAATAAGTGTTTAGAATTTCGATAGTCTTTTCGTCTATACAATAGCAGATAGCGTTTCCGGAAATATTGCCTTTTATTATCCCTGCATTTTTCAGTTCTTTTAAATGTTGGGAAACGGTTGGTTGAGCTAAAGGCAATTCGTTCACGATATCTCCACAGATGCACTCATTGACTTTCATCAAATATTCAATAATCGCTATTCGCGCGGGATGTCCTAATGCTTTTGCAATTGTTGCAATTTGATTTTGCTTATCTGTGAAATGTTCAGTCTTAGTAGCTCCCATAGTTGCAATGTTTAATATTGCAATATTACGATAAATATTTTGAAGAATCCAAATTAATCCAGATTAATCTTTTTTAATCTTCGGAAGTTTCCAGACTAATCCAGATTATTCTTATTTAGCCCAAACCCCTTGAATACTATTGTTTTAGAAGGTTTTAACGCCCAATTTTGTCACAGAATTTTTAATCAAAATACTAATGAAAAAATTGAGTCATCTTCTACTATCATTAATAGTAATATCAATCCAAGGTCAGGTCGGCATCAATACCGAAACTCCAGAGGCGACTTTAGAAGTGGTAGGAAAACCAAATGATGTCAATCATTATGACGGAATTATTCCTCCACGAATTACAGGAAACCAACTCGCTGCAAAGACCTATTCATCTACAAAAAAAGGAACTATCGTCTTTGTAACATCTCCGGCTACCAATTTATCAGGACAAATCATTCAAATAACCGAACCCGGATTGTATTATTTTGATGGCAATTTGTGGCAAACATTTTCAAAAGAAAAGCAACCCACTGAATATAGAATTCTATTGACATTTGACAATACCAGCACTGCGGCTCTTAGTGCAACTTCTACATGGTCCGCTCCGGTTAATTATAATGGAAATACAAATAATTATTTAACCGCTTCTAAATACTATACCATTGGGACCAAAAATTATTGAGGCTTAAAAGGATCCGTATCATTCAGAAAAGTTAATGGTATCGTCAATGTAAAATTTCAAATATTCAGGTCGACTGATTCAGAACCAATTACCTCAGACGCACTTATAAATATTCCGGATATCTTTAGTGACATAGGGT belongs to Chryseobacterium sp. KACC 21268 and includes:
- a CDS encoding metalloregulator ArsR/SmtB family transcription factor yields the protein MGATKTEHFTDKQNQIATIAKALGHPARIAIIEYLMKVNECICGDIVNELPLAQPTVSQHLKELKNAGIIKGNISGNAICYCIDEKTIEILNTYFSAIVQTVTKSKCC